One Thalassotalea sediminis DNA segment encodes these proteins:
- the rne gene encoding ribonuclease E yields MKRMLINATQSEELRVALVDGQQLYDLDIESPGHEQKKANIYKAKITRIEPSLEAAFVDYGAERHGFLPMKEIAREYFPSGYTFQGRPNIKDVLKEGQEVIVQIDKEERGQKGAALTTFISLAGSYLVLMPNNPRAGGISRRIEGDERSDLKASLSKLDLPKGMGLIVRTAGVGKDYEELEWDLSVLLHHWKAIEEAAASRPAPFLIHQESNVILRAIRDYLRRDIGEILIDRPKTFESVRNHIEVVRPDFISKVKLYTNDVPLFTHYQIETQIESAFQREVRLPSGGSIVIDPTEAMTSIDINSARATKGGDIEETAFNTNLEAADEIARQLRLRDLGGLVVIDFIDMTPVRHQREVENRMRDAVKSDRARIQLGRISRFGLLEMSRQRLRPSIGETSQGVCPRCNGTGHVRGVESLALSVLRLMEEEAIKDNTQQVQAQVPVPVATYLLNEKRRSVMHVEKHHSVRVLIIPNPHLDTPQYEVLRVRQDESIAEASYQTAVIEAKPELAVMPKFDTKSTQKDEPLLQGMSAPKQAPVNHKKTSEKPKAQTGLFAAIGKWLSSLFSNEEVTKESNKKPQRQNGKRDYERRGGQRNRNQRNKNQRGHEKRADRRNEKPVVDQKDKPLKQHKKPQQAKNQKPKEEKIAEKRQRRNVRKKVRVADQTNNAEKADTKKSPANASKKPSKAQETTPKVKENLTKDATNAQEIATTETSTEDVNAKKGKEERTRNRRSPRHLRSHGQRRRQNSNNEQVNNEPTLDPVEARYPEAVAQDNKNVEIQQDLPLEPANEATPVAQDNNDVSSTNSATEVQPVAPVVSENSAQAETTSNEVTDESVEQPLQKDEAQESVETSTTVEPSINKVTDSNQDTEVSTPTNETVKEAKQPASESSEKPADNQTTVEVVSETVENVTDNQEADKVEPVIQEIVKQASPLNTNAKENSSGKRIKGHAFAEMFKPLTNHNVGQIPTAFINSEDRVKVASSGRSALRAHATNQSQSGPVKPA; encoded by the coding sequence ATGAAAAGAATGTTAATCAACGCTACACAATCGGAAGAATTGCGTGTAGCACTAGTTGATGGCCAACAACTATATGATTTGGATATTGAAAGTCCAGGTCACGAACAAAAAAAGGCCAATATCTATAAAGCAAAAATCACTCGTATTGAACCTTCATTAGAAGCTGCATTTGTTGATTATGGTGCAGAGCGTCACGGCTTCCTGCCGATGAAAGAAATTGCCCGTGAATATTTTCCTAGCGGTTACACCTTCCAAGGTCGTCCAAATATAAAAGATGTACTCAAGGAAGGACAAGAAGTAATCGTTCAAATAGATAAAGAAGAACGCGGACAAAAAGGCGCAGCCTTAACAACGTTTATTTCTTTAGCTGGCAGTTACTTAGTTTTAATGCCCAATAACCCTCGTGCGGGTGGTATTTCGAGACGCATTGAAGGCGATGAACGGTCAGACCTAAAAGCATCACTGAGCAAACTTGACCTGCCTAAAGGCATGGGTCTTATTGTTCGTACAGCTGGTGTTGGTAAAGATTATGAAGAGTTAGAGTGGGATTTAAGTGTTTTACTTCATCACTGGAAAGCGATTGAAGAAGCAGCTGCATCTCGCCCAGCCCCCTTTCTAATCCACCAGGAATCAAATGTTATTTTACGTGCGATTCGTGATTATTTACGTAGAGATATTGGTGAAATTTTAATTGATCGCCCGAAAACATTCGAAAGCGTTCGCAATCATATTGAAGTAGTTCGTCCAGACTTTATTAGTAAAGTTAAACTCTATACAAACGATGTACCTTTATTCACGCATTATCAAATAGAAACGCAAATAGAGTCTGCATTCCAGCGTGAAGTTAGGTTGCCTTCTGGTGGCTCGATCGTAATCGACCCGACAGAAGCAATGACATCGATTGATATTAACTCTGCTCGCGCAACTAAAGGCGGAGATATTGAAGAAACAGCTTTTAATACCAACTTAGAAGCAGCCGATGAAATTGCGCGTCAATTACGCCTACGTGATTTAGGTGGTCTTGTTGTTATCGACTTTATTGATATGACCCCTGTACGTCACCAACGTGAAGTTGAAAATCGCATGCGCGACGCAGTTAAATCTGACCGAGCACGTATTCAATTAGGCAGAATTTCTCGTTTTGGCCTATTGGAGATGTCGAGACAACGTTTACGCCCCTCAATCGGCGAAACAAGCCAAGGTGTATGTCCACGATGTAATGGTACTGGTCATGTTCGCGGTGTCGAATCTTTAGCCTTATCTGTTTTACGTTTAATGGAAGAGGAAGCAATTAAAGATAATACTCAGCAAGTTCAAGCACAAGTGCCCGTACCTGTTGCAACGTATTTGCTCAATGAAAAACGCCGTTCTGTTATGCATGTTGAAAAACATCACAGTGTCCGCGTGTTAATTATTCCTAATCCACATTTAGACACACCACAATATGAAGTGTTGCGCGTCAGACAAGATGAGAGTATTGCTGAAGCAAGTTATCAAACTGCAGTCATAGAAGCCAAACCTGAGTTGGCCGTTATGCCTAAGTTTGATACAAAGAGCACGCAAAAAGATGAACCTTTATTACAAGGTATGAGTGCACCTAAACAAGCGCCAGTTAATCACAAGAAGACAAGCGAAAAACCAAAAGCACAAACAGGTTTATTTGCTGCAATAGGTAAATGGCTTTCATCATTATTTTCTAATGAAGAAGTTACTAAAGAAAGTAATAAGAAGCCGCAACGACAAAACGGCAAACGTGATTATGAACGTCGAGGTGGTCAACGTAACAGAAACCAACGAAATAAAAATCAGCGCGGCCATGAAAAACGTGCTGATAGACGTAATGAGAAACCGGTAGTAGATCAAAAAGATAAGCCGCTTAAGCAACATAAAAAACCCCAACAGGCTAAAAACCAAAAGCCTAAAGAAGAAAAAATTGCAGAGAAGAGGCAACGTCGTAATGTACGCAAAAAGGTACGTGTAGCTGATCAAACAAATAACGCGGAAAAGGCAGACACTAAAAAGTCACCTGCAAATGCGTCGAAAAAACCATCAAAAGCACAAGAAACGACACCGAAAGTTAAAGAAAATTTAACTAAAGATGCTACAAATGCTCAAGAAATTGCGACAACTGAAACATCTACTGAAGACGTAAATGCAAAAAAAGGCAAAGAAGAACGTACTAGAAATAGACGTTCTCCAAGGCATTTACGCTCTCACGGCCAACGTAGACGCCAAAACAGTAATAATGAGCAAGTTAATAACGAGCCAACACTTGATCCAGTAGAAGCCCGATATCCAGAAGCGGTTGCGCAAGACAATAAAAACGTTGAAATTCAACAGGACTTGCCTTTAGAGCCAGCAAATGAAGCTACACCAGTAGCTCAAGATAATAATGACGTTTCCTCAACCAATAGTGCAACCGAAGTACAACCGGTAGCACCTGTTGTTTCGGAAAACTCAGCGCAAGCAGAGACAACATCAAATGAAGTAACGGATGAAAGTGTTGAACAACCGCTACAAAAAGATGAAGCACAAGAAAGTGTTGAAACGTCGACAACGGTGGAACCTTCAATAAACAAAGTTACAGATAGTAACCAAGATACGGAAGTTTCTACTCCTACAAATGAGACGGTAAAAGAAGCGAAACAACCAGCTTCTGAATCTAGCGAAAAGCCAGCTGATAACCAAACTACTGTCGAGGTGGTTAGTGAAACAGTAGAAAATGTAACGGATAACCAGGAAGCTGATAAGGTTGAGCCTGTTATTCAAGAGATTGTAAAACAAGCGTCACCGTTAAATACAAACGCTAAAGAAAACAGCAGTGGTAAGCGTATAAAAGGACATGCTTTTGCAGAGATGTTTAAACCATTAACAAACCATAACGTTGGTCAAATTCCAACAGCGTTTATTAATAGTGAAGACCGTGTGAAAGTAGCCTCTTCAGGAAGGTCAGCTTTACGTGCTCATGCGACAAATCAAAGCCAGTCTGGTCCGGTAAAACCAGCGTAA
- a CDS encoding FixH family protein: MKTPWYKEPWAWLVFFLPFSAVVAGITTVIIANTDPDPLVVGDYYKKGKAINLEISKIKLAQKLGMKFELKLDKQELVIKPTGIDKEFPLLNVNFYHSTLKDKDFYFALTPDASGNYRQFVEQDVSGKWRVTITPFEQHWKIQNVITLPQSDFIEIIPKAIEAN; the protein is encoded by the coding sequence ATGAAAACACCTTGGTATAAAGAGCCCTGGGCTTGGCTTGTATTTTTTCTTCCTTTTTCGGCCGTTGTCGCAGGTATAACAACGGTTATTATCGCCAATACGGATCCAGATCCATTAGTTGTTGGTGATTATTACAAAAAAGGTAAAGCAATAAATTTAGAAATTTCTAAAATAAAACTTGCGCAAAAACTCGGTATGAAATTCGAGTTAAAACTTGATAAGCAAGAGTTAGTAATAAAACCAACAGGTATAGACAAAGAGTTTCCATTGTTAAATGTTAATTTTTATCATTCGACCTTAAAAGATAAAGATTTTTACTTTGCACTTACACCAGATGCGTCCGGTAATTATCGACAATTTGTTGAGCAGGACGTGTCAGGAAAGTGGCGTGTAACGATTACACCGTTTGAACAGCATTGGAAAATACAAAACGTTATTACGTTACCACAATCTGATTTTATTGAGATAATACCTAAAGCTATCGAAGCTAATTAA
- a CDS encoding heavy metal translocating P-type ATPase: MNTSCFHCGEAIPKGFSAFVTIDNTPQPMCCIGCEAVAQTIVDNQLTDYYRFRTESAPKGEALIPEQLQKRTLLDEESLQSEFIYQDGEFKEAILTVEGISCAACAWLIEMQINQLSGVSSISVNATTQRANIRWNDNVIKLSDILIAIEKVGYHALPFKANDVEKSNKAQSKAFIKRLGISGILMMQVMMIAVGLYFGAFSDMDEHIEVYLRYTSLFLTFPIVTYGAFIFYTGAFNALKAKRLSMDVPVSIAIILAFIASTWATIYQTGEVYFESVSMFTFLLLIGKFLEFRARNRAAEVSANLLKLMPMTATKLSEGAEEYVVARTLIPSDIVIVKPGEVIPADGVITQGKSPINEAMLSGEQMPVDKQVGDSVFAGTINGDGNLLVEVKQAGNASFLSQLIRVSEASQAHKPKIAQLSDSIAQYFVATILLTAIGTAIYWQQHMPSEAFWITLSVLVATCPCALSLATPTALTCGTTRLNRSGIMVKSSHVMETVPEINAIAFDKTGTLTTGDFEIAEVKLLTNDYDKSTILAYAASIEAHSEHPIAKAFASYRDFKIISDQVEIDAGNGVTGIIDGKQVKIGKPKWLLNNTELQQFSSYACIITIDNKTIAAISLIDNIRDDAKNVIDSLRRDNIASIMLSGDNQEGCNKVQQALQLQQVHSQLTATDKMHTLKALQDNYTIAMIGDGINDTPVFGAAHVSIAMGSGTEVAKSGADVILLSNRLNSINLLRNIAKKTKLIIWQNYGWAFGYNAIVLPLAVCGYITPYMAVIGMSLSSILVITNSLRLLKVK; this comes from the coding sequence ATGAACACATCTTGTTTCCATTGTGGAGAAGCCATCCCTAAAGGCTTCTCTGCATTTGTCACTATCGATAATACCCCTCAACCAATGTGCTGTATTGGCTGTGAAGCAGTTGCTCAAACCATTGTTGACAACCAATTAACAGATTACTATCGATTTAGAACTGAATCAGCACCAAAAGGTGAAGCGTTAATTCCTGAACAGTTACAAAAACGCACATTACTTGATGAAGAAAGCTTACAAAGTGAGTTTATCTATCAAGATGGTGAATTTAAAGAAGCCATTTTAACTGTAGAAGGTATCAGCTGTGCCGCTTGTGCTTGGTTAATTGAAATGCAGATTAATCAACTGTCTGGTGTTAGCAGTATCAGTGTCAATGCAACAACACAAAGAGCAAACATTCGTTGGAATGACAATGTCATAAAACTTAGCGATATTTTAATTGCCATAGAAAAAGTGGGATATCACGCGCTACCTTTTAAGGCAAATGACGTTGAAAAATCTAATAAAGCACAAAGTAAAGCATTTATTAAACGTTTAGGTATTTCTGGCATTTTAATGATGCAAGTCATGATGATAGCTGTGGGCCTATACTTTGGCGCATTCTCAGATATGGATGAACATATTGAGGTTTACCTCAGATATACGAGTCTATTTCTTACGTTTCCTATCGTGACTTATGGCGCATTTATTTTTTATACAGGGGCATTCAATGCTTTAAAGGCTAAACGCTTATCAATGGATGTACCAGTATCTATCGCAATCATCTTAGCTTTTATTGCCAGTACATGGGCAACGATCTATCAAACAGGTGAAGTGTATTTTGAATCTGTTTCTATGTTTACCTTTTTACTGCTTATCGGAAAATTTTTAGAATTTAGAGCAAGAAATAGAGCGGCAGAAGTATCAGCAAATTTACTAAAGTTAATGCCAATGACTGCAACTAAACTTTCTGAAGGTGCAGAAGAATACGTTGTTGCACGCACGCTTATCCCTTCAGATATCGTCATTGTAAAACCTGGTGAAGTGATCCCAGCAGACGGCGTCATTACTCAAGGGAAAAGCCCAATCAATGAAGCAATGCTCTCGGGGGAGCAAATGCCTGTCGACAAACAAGTAGGCGATAGCGTATTTGCAGGTACCATTAATGGCGATGGCAACTTACTCGTTGAAGTGAAACAAGCCGGCAATGCATCATTTTTAAGCCAACTAATTCGTGTAAGCGAAGCTTCGCAGGCGCATAAACCAAAAATTGCACAACTATCTGACAGCATTGCACAGTATTTTGTCGCAACAATATTACTAACAGCTATTGGCACTGCCATTTATTGGCAACAACACATGCCTTCAGAAGCTTTTTGGATTACCTTATCAGTATTAGTAGCAACCTGCCCTTGTGCATTATCACTAGCTACTCCCACTGCACTAACATGTGGAACCACCCGTTTAAACCGCTCAGGTATCATGGTGAAATCTTCACATGTTATGGAAACCGTACCAGAAATTAATGCCATAGCCTTTGATAAAACAGGTACACTTACAACAGGCGACTTCGAAATCGCTGAAGTAAAGTTACTCACTAATGATTATGACAAATCGACGATATTAGCTTACGCAGCGAGTATCGAGGCGCATTCAGAGCACCCTATAGCGAAAGCGTTCGCAAGTTATCGTGACTTTAAAATTATCAGTGATCAAGTAGAGATAGATGCTGGTAACGGTGTTACTGGGATTATAGATGGCAAGCAAGTTAAAATAGGTAAACCTAAGTGGCTGTTAAATAATACTGAACTACAACAGTTTTCTTCCTATGCATGTATCATCACGATAGATAACAAAACTATTGCCGCTATATCACTTATCGATAATATAAGAGATGACGCAAAAAACGTTATTGATTCATTAAGGCGTGACAATATCGCGTCGATAATGCTGTCGGGTGATAATCAAGAAGGCTGTAATAAAGTACAACAAGCATTGCAACTGCAACAAGTACATAGCCAATTAACAGCAACAGATAAAATGCACACATTAAAGGCACTGCAAGATAACTATACCATCGCTATGATTGGAGATGGTATTAATGACACACCAGTATTTGGTGCAGCACATGTATCTATTGCTATGGGCAGTGGTACTGAAGTTGCAAAAAGTGGCGCAGATGTAATTTTATTAAGTAATCGACTTAATTCAATCAATTTACTACGCAATATTGCGAAGAAAACAAAACTTATTATTTGGCAAAACTATGGCTGGGCTTTTGGTTATAATGCTATTGTACTTCCATTGGCGGTATGTGGTTACATAACTCCCTATATGGCAGTTATTGGTATGTCGTTAAGCTCGATATTAGTTATTACAAATTCACTACGCCTATTAAAAGTAAAATAG
- the ccoS gene encoding cbb3-type cytochrome oxidase assembly protein CcoS gives MSVIYVLIPIAILLTALGIYIFFWAVKSDQFDDLEKQGLSILFEEDKNKNDRKPQPEHDQNDLRDK, from the coding sequence ATGAGTGTAATTTACGTTTTAATCCCAATAGCAATTCTCTTAACTGCACTTGGCATTTATATATTCTTTTGGGCGGTAAAATCTGATCAATTCGATGACCTAGAAAAGCAAGGTTTAAGTATTTTGTTTGAAGAAGACAAAAATAAAAATGATCGTAAACCTCAACCTGAACACGATCAAAATGACCTTCGCGACAAATGA
- a CDS encoding sulfite exporter TauE/SafE family protein: protein MTLDYFSAILIGLLGAGHCIGMCGGISTMLTAAVEKQSKTSFYYISAYNLGRIITYSFLGLIAGWTGSLGVQALGFPVIILKVIAGIFLILLGLYIGQWLFWLNHVEKLGRGFWQQLQPLSKRLLPINSMPKALGLGMLWGWLPCGLIYSTLTWSIASGSAVSGMGIMFFFGLGTLPALLTVSLGFQSLTLFFKKRWVRRLIAIGLIFYGLITLKFAYHVMF, encoded by the coding sequence ATGACACTTGATTACTTTTCAGCTATTTTAATTGGCTTACTAGGCGCGGGACACTGTATTGGCATGTGTGGTGGTATTTCAACTATGTTAACCGCTGCCGTTGAGAAACAAAGTAAAACGTCATTTTATTATATCTCAGCATATAATTTAGGACGCATTATTACCTATTCCTTCCTTGGTCTCATTGCCGGTTGGACAGGTTCCTTGGGCGTACAAGCGCTTGGATTTCCAGTTATTATATTAAAAGTCATTGCGGGTATTTTTCTTATTCTTTTAGGCCTATACATTGGTCAATGGCTATTTTGGCTTAATCATGTGGAAAAACTCGGACGTGGCTTTTGGCAACAATTACAACCATTAAGCAAACGTCTATTACCTATTAATTCAATGCCTAAGGCGTTAGGACTAGGCATGTTGTGGGGTTGGTTACCTTGTGGGTTAATTTATTCTACACTGACCTGGTCTATTGCATCCGGCAGTGCAGTTAGCGGTATGGGCATCATGTTTTTCTTTGGTCTTGGTACATTACCCGCATTACTCACTGTTTCATTGGGGTTTCAAAGCCTGACGTTATTCTTTAAAAAACGCTGGGTCAGGCGTTTAATTGCGATAGGCTTAATCTTTTATGGACTCATTACACTAAAGTTTGCATATCACGTCATGTTTTAA
- the fnr gene encoding fumarate/nitrate reduction transcriptional regulator Fnr has protein sequence MYNNQCSGQQHIHCQNCSISELCLPFSLNEQELQTLDQIIDRKRPIHKGEQLFHDGDKMKSLYAVRSGTFKTFTVNESGEEQITGFHLAGDLLGFEAIALSEHSSFATALETSMVCEIPYDTLDALSNTMPKLKKQILRMMSAEIKTDQEMLTLLNRKNAEQRLATFLSSLSNRYKDRGLSATEFRLTMTRSDIGNYIGLTVETISRLLNRFHKNGIINVDGKFITIVDLDKLVESAG, from the coding sequence ATGTATAACAATCAGTGTTCAGGTCAACAACATATTCATTGTCAAAATTGTAGCATTAGTGAACTTTGTTTACCCTTTTCTCTTAATGAACAAGAGCTACAAACGTTGGATCAAATTATCGATCGAAAGCGCCCTATTCATAAAGGCGAGCAATTATTTCATGATGGCGATAAAATGAAATCATTGTATGCTGTACGATCTGGCACCTTTAAAACATTTACCGTAAACGAAAGTGGTGAAGAACAAATCACAGGTTTTCATCTTGCTGGTGACTTATTGGGGTTTGAAGCCATCGCACTTTCAGAACATTCAAGCTTTGCTACGGCATTAGAAACATCTATGGTTTGCGAAATTCCATATGATACGCTTGACGCGCTATCAAATACGATGCCTAAACTAAAAAAGCAAATCTTAAGAATGATGAGTGCAGAAATTAAAACAGATCAAGAAATGTTAACACTCTTAAACCGAAAAAATGCTGAGCAACGATTAGCCACATTTCTATCAAGTTTAAGTAATCGTTATAAAGATCGTGGCCTTTCTGCAACAGAATTTAGATTAACAATGACGAGAAGTGATATAGGAAATTATATTGGTTTAACGGTAGAAACAATAAGTCGTTTACTCAATAGATTCCATAAAAACGGTATCATAAACGTTGATGGAAAATTTATTACCATTGTAGATCTGGATAAATTAGTGGAAAGTGCAGGTTAA
- the uspE gene encoding universal stress protein UspE — protein MEKYQNILAVIDPTTEEQKALKRAIELAQKTNGSITAFLSIYDFSYEMTTMLSSEEREAMRQSLIDDRKQWLENIIATENPQGISIRHQVVWHNRPFEPIIEQAIHHDVDIIIKGTHEHDKLKSVIFTPTDWHILRKCPCPVLLVKDHSWPENGNIVASINVGSEEIEHTSLNDIITQEAVQLGSIINGNVHLVNSYPGTPVNIAIEIPEFNANEYNDSMRQHHEEAMTAHAKKYHIDAGNTHVKEGLPEDVIDEISQQLDAELVVLGTIGRTGLSAALIGNTAEHVIDRLNCDVLALKPEGYVSPLQS, from the coding sequence ATGGAAAAGTATCAAAATATATTAGCGGTGATAGATCCAACGACCGAAGAACAAAAAGCGTTAAAGCGAGCGATTGAGCTTGCACAAAAAACAAATGGAAGTATTACCGCATTTTTATCTATTTATGATTTCTCCTATGAAATGACCACGATGTTGTCTAGCGAAGAAAGAGAGGCAATGCGCCAGTCATTAATCGATGACCGAAAGCAGTGGTTAGAAAATATTATTGCCACTGAAAACCCTCAAGGTATATCAATACGTCATCAAGTTGTTTGGCACAATCGTCCTTTCGAACCAATAATTGAACAAGCAATTCATCACGACGTTGACATTATTATCAAAGGCACGCATGAACACGATAAGCTAAAATCAGTAATATTTACACCAACTGATTGGCATATTCTCAGAAAATGTCCGTGCCCGGTATTACTTGTTAAAGATCATAGCTGGCCTGAGAACGGTAATATTGTTGCTTCTATTAATGTGGGTAGTGAAGAAATTGAACATACCTCTCTTAACGATATAATTACACAAGAAGCGGTGCAACTAGGTTCGATTATTAATGGTAATGTTCATTTAGTAAATTCTTATCCGGGTACACCCGTTAATATCGCCATAGAGATACCAGAATTTAACGCTAATGAGTATAACGACTCTATGCGTCAACACCATGAAGAAGCCATGACTGCACATGCGAAAAAGTATCATATTGACGCTGGGAATACACATGTAAAAGAAGGTCTTCCTGAAGATGTTATTGACGAAATATCACAACAACTTGATGCTGAGCTCGTGGTACTAGGCACAATTGGACGAACAGGATTATCCGCTGCTTTGATCGGTAACACAGCTGAACATGTTATTGATCGATTAAATTGTGATGTTTTAGCGTTAAAACCAGAAGGCTATGTTTCACCATTGCAAAGTTAA
- the ttcA gene encoding tRNA 2-thiocytidine(32) synthetase TtcA — MKNIDNRKNQYEANKLQKRLRSKVGKAIADFNMIEEGDVIMAAISGGKDSFAMLDILLSLQKSAPIKFDVIAVNLDQKQPGFPEHVLPNYFESLNIPYYIVDKDTYSIVKEKVPEGKTTCGLCSRLRRGTLYSFAESIGATKIALGHHMDDIVETLFLNMFFGAKLKAMPPKLRSDDNRNVVIRPMSYCREKDLVAFADIQQYPIIPCNLCGSQENLQRQNIKAMLTQWDKQTPGRIENIFKSISNVSPSQLADNTLFDFVNLPLDRETPREAYDFSKETVSSTNIDESLIIDVSNI, encoded by the coding sequence ATGAAAAATATCGATAATCGCAAAAACCAGTACGAAGCCAATAAGCTGCAAAAAAGACTACGAAGTAAAGTAGGTAAAGCGATTGCCGATTTCAATATGATTGAAGAAGGTGATGTTATTATGGCTGCGATCAGTGGCGGTAAAGACTCATTTGCCATGCTCGATATTTTGTTGAGTTTACAAAAGTCAGCACCAATCAAATTTGATGTGATCGCCGTTAATCTTGATCAAAAGCAACCTGGTTTTCCAGAGCATGTATTACCAAACTATTTTGAATCACTGAATATTCCTTATTACATCGTTGATAAAGACACCTATTCAATCGTTAAAGAAAAAGTTCCTGAAGGAAAGACCACATGTGGGCTCTGTTCACGCCTACGCAGAGGCACGTTGTATTCATTTGCTGAAAGTATTGGCGCCACTAAAATTGCTTTAGGCCATCATATGGATGATATCGTAGAAACCTTATTTTTAAATATGTTTTTTGGTGCTAAATTAAAAGCCATGCCGCCAAAATTACGCTCCGATGATAATCGCAATGTTGTTATTCGTCCAATGAGCTATTGTCGTGAAAAAGACTTAGTTGCCTTTGCTGATATTCAACAATACCCTATTATTCCCTGCAACTTATGTGGTTCACAGGAAAACCTGCAACGTCAAAACATTAAAGCCATGCTTACGCAATGGGATAAGCAAACGCCGGGTAGAATAGAAAATATATTCAAATCTATTAGCAATGTAAGTCCTAGTCAATTAGCAGATAACACCTTGTTTGATTTCGTAAATTTACCGCTTGATCGTGAAACACCAAGAGAAGCTTATGATTTTTCGAAAGAGACCGTTTCATCTACAAACATAGATGAATCATTAATTATTGATGTATCAAATATCTAA
- a CDS encoding NCS2 family permease, producing the protein MLERLFSLSAHNTNFKQECIAGITTFLTMAYIIFVNPAMLADAGMDKNAVFVATCLAAAIGCFVMGFIANYPIALAPGMGLNAFFTYTVVLDMGYSWQVALAAVFVSGCVFIILSLFNIREWIINSIPHSLRYGIAAGIGLFLAFIALKNSGIIVDNPATFVSLGDITSFSAVMAALGLFIIVGLVNRQVNGAVMIAIVIITTLGVLAGQIEYNGVLSLPPSIAPTFMQLDFAGVLEVGMLSVIFAFLFVDLFDTSGTLIAVAQRGKLLDKSGNLPRLGKALLADSTATVAGSMLGTSTTTSYVESTSGVAAGGRTGLTAVVVGVLFLLSLFFSPLAAMVPAYATAGALFYVAVLMLAGLVNVKWDNLSEAVPVAVICITMPLTFSIAHGIAFGFISYVAVRAFSGQFKDITLSVLILATLFLLKFIYFA; encoded by the coding sequence ATGTTAGAACGTTTATTTAGCTTATCTGCTCATAATACAAATTTTAAACAAGAATGTATTGCCGGTATAACGACCTTCTTAACGATGGCTTATATCATCTTTGTTAATCCAGCAATGCTCGCTGACGCAGGTATGGATAAAAATGCGGTCTTTGTAGCGACTTGCCTCGCTGCTGCCATAGGCTGCTTCGTCATGGGATTTATTGCTAACTACCCAATCGCTCTTGCGCCAGGGATGGGATTAAATGCCTTTTTTACCTATACGGTTGTACTCGATATGGGCTACAGCTGGCAAGTTGCACTTGCCGCCGTTTTTGTTTCAGGCTGTGTATTTATTATCTTAAGTTTATTTAATATTAGAGAGTGGATAATAAACTCAATTCCACACTCTCTAAGGTATGGAATTGCTGCGGGAATAGGTCTATTTTTAGCATTTATCGCACTAAAGAATAGCGGTATTATCGTTGATAACCCCGCAACTTTTGTAAGTTTAGGCGATATCACATCCTTTTCAGCCGTTATGGCAGCGCTAGGTTTATTTATCATTGTTGGTTTGGTTAACAGACAAGTTAATGGCGCAGTGATGATCGCGATTGTCATCATCACCACGCTTGGTGTCTTAGCCGGTCAAATAGAATATAACGGGGTACTTTCATTACCCCCTTCAATCGCACCAACGTTTATGCAACTTGATTTTGCAGGTGTTTTAGAAGTTGGCATGCTTAGTGTTATTTTTGCTTTTCTATTCGTTGATTTATTCGACACTTCTGGCACTTTAATCGCCGTTGCACAACGTGGTAAGTTACTTGATAAAAGTGGTAATTTACCAAGGCTTGGAAAAGCGTTATTAGCCGATTCAACGGCCACGGTTGCTGGGAGCATGCTTGGTACATCAACCACGACTAGCTACGTTGAAAGTACTTCTGGGGTTGCCGCTGGAGGGCGAACAGGCCTTACTGCTGTTGTTGTCGGTGTATTATTCTTATTATCGCTCTTTTTCTCTCCCCTTGCTGCTATGGTACCTGCTTATGCTACCGCCGGAGCTCTTTTTTACGTAGCAGTGTTAATGTTAGCGGGTTTAGTCAATGTAAAATGGGATAACCTATCTGAAGCAGTTCCTGTTGCAGTAATATGCATTACCATGCCTTTAACTTTTTCAATTGCCCATGGTATTGCATTTGGCTTTATTAGTTACGTTGCCGTAAGAGCCTTTAGTGGACAATTTAAAGACATAACTCTCAGCGTATTGATACTTGCGACGCTATTTTTACTAAAGTTTATATACTTCGCATAA